CGATGAGGAGATTTACAAATTCCTCCTCTTTATCGGTGAATAACAAAACGCTTTGTTCTTTCATCTGTCACCCGTTTCCGGATTGCTTCAATTTGCTTTTTATTATAACATTAAAGCCATTCTGGTTGAATAAGGAAAAATTGACGGTGATACGGGCAAGGGGCCAATCCTTATCCGGGAAATGTCAAAAAGAGGTTGTGCGCAATTTACACGCAATACGCGCAATATACGGGGTGAGAAATTCCTATCACATGTTTCCAGACCGTGTCTGGGGATGTACCCACCTGACATAATCCAGACAGTGTCTGGACAATTCTCCCGGCAGTGTCGAGACAATTGTCCACTCAGTGTGTGGACAATTCTGGTAGTGACGTGAATGATAAAATCACAGATCAAAGGGGCCGGATAGAGGCCTCGCAGGAATCAGGACAAACGAGACATTAATGGGACATTTATGGGACAAATGAGACATGGATTTTTAAAAAACAAAAGGGCCAGATAAGGGCCAAAAGGGCCAGCCTTCCGCAGGAGGAGAAGGGCCAAGTTTGTCTGGTTGATTGACACAGATTCGTAACATTTACTCGAAGCATGCGGCGGAATTCAGACTTTTTTCTTCGTGAAGATTGGTCAGAGAGTGTCTGACGAATTCAGTTCACTAAAATTTCCAGTCAATTTAGCAGATGGTGTCTGCTGAATTGTTGTGACAGTGTCACGACAATCGCATCTTCCCGGGAAAATTATTTCGCGGGAATTGTGGGTTCAGTGCCCCCACTATCTTACTACGAGTATCTGATAAATGCACGCAATTTACGCGCAATACGCGCAATTTACGGGGTGAGAAATTCCCATCACGTGTTTCCCGTCTGCTCTTTCTTTGGCTTGGTTGAAAGGGCATACCGGGAGGATTTGCCGGAACCCGTCCGGACCAGTACACCTTTGTTTATCAGGGTAGTCAAATCGGAAAGTGCGGTTCTCGGAGAGACTGATACCAGATCCTGATATTCGCGTTTGGAAACGCTCCCCTGTTTCCGCAGACTGGGGATAGCCTGAAGTTGCCGTTCAGAAAGTCCCAGCTTCGCGAGATATTCCTCGGTAAAGAGATCCTTGCGCATCGTCAGGGCGAGACTCCATGCATCGGTCCGGAATTCCGGCTCGGGAAGCCCAGCGTCTGCAAACGATGTGAGGATCCTCTGGATACCGGAACCGTACCGCTCGATATACCCGGCGAGATAGAAGATCCTCGCGATCAGCGGATTACGGGGGATGGACTGGGGTTGTGCCTTCAGCTGCTCGATTGACAGCCCTTTCGGCAGGCCCCCCGGATTATGGAACCAGATCTCATCATCATAGATTTTTATCATGATCTGCTCGTTCTTCCTGAAATAATCCCGGTGGACCAGTGCATTCATGAGCGCTTCACGAAGGGCTGGGAGCGGGTAATCCCAATGTTCCTTGCGCTCCGGTGTTTCGCCCGAAATCTCGTAACGCACATTGATAAAATTCCTGAGCGCTTCTTCGCCATCGCTGAGCTGGTGGAAAAGGTTCCCGTCAATCCAGCGGTCCCCTATGATGGTAGCGCCATCTTTGAACCTGCCGATGCGAAGCACAGCATCCGACAGATACGTGTCCTGTTTTTTCCCGAAGAGCAGGAACGCCCCGTTAGTCAGTTGATCCCCGGTCATAAGGCCGAGCCGCGTGAGTATCGCTGCAACCGGCTCGCGCTCATCGGCAGCGGGGAGCCGTCCGGCACTTTTTGCCAGCCGCACGAAGAGTCGGACCGTTTCTTCGTCAATATCCGCAAGTCCGTGCTGCGAGGTAAGGCTGTCCCATTCAATCCCTGATATGAGGAATTCTTTGAGTTCTTCGATGTCCATCATCCGCGTGGTGTTTCCCACCCGCGTGTAATACCGGCCTTCGTAGGCTACCGGTGCTTTACTCTTCTTCACCTCGATCCGGACCAGGGTTTTCCCTTCGCACTTGACCGGCTCGATAACGGGGTGGATTGCAAGTTTGTTGACAATGGTATCAGAGAGTTCCTTGAGATCGGCGTTTGAGCAGCGGTACCCGGTGATCTCTTTTTTGTCAGATACGCCAATGAACACGACTCCCCCGTTGGTATTGGCAAACGCAGATAATGTCTTGAAGAGTGCGGGATTCGGTTTTTCTTTGAATTCGAGTTCCCGCGTTTCGATTTCGTTGAGAAGTTTGTCAAGGGTCATGAGCGGAGGGTCCCGGAGCTTTGTACTAAGTTAGGGTTTTCTTTCTTTTTCTGGTTGTTGCTCTGGTCGGGGAGATCTCCATGCTTTGTGTCTCACCAATGATACACAAGAGACTGTTGTGTATCACATTACTGTTTTTATGATACACAATGAGGACCATCCGGAAAGAAAAGGGGAGCCGGTCGCAGAGCGGTGCGAGCACGGCGAAGTCGTGCGAAGCGTGCGACGCGGGCGGCGATCTGCTGCAGCTCGGTTGGCATGCAGACGCTCGGTCATGTTCGTCTTCACGGGCTCGCGCCCGTTCCGCTCACATCACCTCGCTGTTTTCCGGAGTTTCCTGTTGGTGGGATGACGCCCCTGGCTTGTCGCGCTGCTCCGGCGCCAGCGGCTGCCCCGGCCCGCTCCTCACACCATGCTCCGCATAGTGTTCGTCGCTGTTGATGCGAAAACGTAGACGCTCAGTGACTCGCTCGCACGACGCACAGGGGGCTCGGACTCGCCGCTGATGCGGCTCCTTACCTTCGCGCCCCTGTCGCGGTGCTCGCTCGGGCCGCTGGGCCCCGGACCCGCCGCCCGCTTCGCTCCTCCCGCCCTTGAAAGGGACGGGCAGTCATAGCGATAGGAACGGAGGTCGGTTTCAGGGCAGGGGAGGGAAGACAAAGCGACGGTTACCGGACGCATCAGCGGACGGTCGCTCGCTTTGTCGGGCGGGTCCAACCGAAGCGATCGCGTACCAACAGAACCCCGAGAGGGCGGGTAATGGTCACACGGCGCGGTTACGGGACGCATCAGCGGCCTGTCGCGCTGTGTGCCTGGGCGGGCCTTGCGTAAAAATAAAATTTAATTCTGCGCAATTGCCTTATTTCTCAAATCGGACAACGCACCGCTTTTACTTTCACCCTGCGCATGGCGGAGACATATAAGCGCTAACGTCGATGGATGTATGGTGAAAAACACCATGACTCCAACAACAAAAACAGATGTAAAGTTCGAGCACATAGGGGCAGCCCGCCTCTATAACGGCTCGGTCCGTATCGATGTTAAGACCATGCAGGCGGTTATCCCCGCTGGAGAAGTCCGCAGGCTCGAAGACCACTGGCCCGCGCCAGTCTTTGACATATCGGACGTTATGAAAAACGCGGACGCTGCCCCGGTCGGGAAGGCATGGATCACCCGGTCCGGTAAAGCCGTGATGATCTCGATTAACGATGTGCAGTACGTCTCCCCGCTCGCACAGGTAAAAGGGATGCTCAAGGGCGAGCGGAAATATGCGAACGTCTCGACAATGCAGCCCGTCGGGGTGACCGCATGAAAGCCGCTGACGTAAAAGCACAGATCAACGAGAGGATCATAAAATCCCTCTCGGAGGGAAAGATCCCCTGGCTCAAACCATGGACGGAGAACGGCCCGCGCAACCTCTTCAGCGGCAGGGCATACACCGGGCTGAACCGGTTGATTCTCGGACTCAGCCCCTATCCTCTCCCTTTTTGGGCAACCTATCGCCAGTATCTCGCCGCAGGGCTTCAGGTCCAGAAGGGTGAGCACGGCACCGGGATTATCTACGCAGGCCGGACCGTGAAGACCGACACGAAGACCGATGAGAACGGCAAGGAGACCGAGAACAAAAAACAAATCCGGTTCCTGAAAGCCTTCGTTGTTTTCAATATCACACAGACTGATTATCAGGAAAAGGGCTACAAGATCCCGGACCTGAAAGAGAACGCCCACCTTCTCGGATGCGATGCAGTTATTCAGGACTACACGGGCCGGCACTCAATACGGGTTACGGTGGGAAACCGTGCCGCCTACTCCCCGCAGATGGATATCATCACCTGCCCGGAGATCGGCCAGTTCAGAACCTCCGAATACTATTATGCGACGATGTTCCACGAGTGCATTCATTCCACCGGGCCCCGGCTCGACCGGTTCAAGAGAACCGATCCGGTCTGTTTCGGGTCCGACAATTACGGACGCGAGGAACTGGTCGCCGAGATCGGGAGTGCCTACCTGGCTGCGCTCACCGGCATCGACTCAACGGGGATAATTCAAAATCAGGCGGCATACCTCCAGAACTGGGCAACGGCGATCAAGGCTGATGCGGATCTCGTGATGTATGCAGCCGGCAGGGCAGAGAAGGCAGCGGATTTCATGATCGGGGCTCCTGCCCCGGTTCCCACCGGCGCAACCGTAACAGATGCGGCGGACGGGGTGACGGCATGACCTCAATTTACGATGCCATGCCGATCAAGGTTCTCGAAGAACTCGAACGCATCGAGATCGCAATACCCGACATAGAACGCCGGGCCTTCATGCTGCAGGCCGATGCGCAGGATCTCCGCTATAGACACGATGAGATTGTCAATTCGTGGAAACTCCGGGCAGAGCGGGAGGGCCTCGATAACCTGATCGCAGAACGGCACCGCCTTGATATGATCGCATGGTATTGTGATCCGCTGCCGTGCAGGGGGCGGGCATGATGATCTCGGCGATGGATCTGAAATCATCCCTCTCCCATTTTACTGGGACGACCCGGTATATTCGCGACCCGTTCACTGGTCTTATGCACACGGACGGGATCGAGCACCTGGCCGAACGTGCGGGGGCACAGTGGCTGATCTCCGATATCGGCGCAGTATTCCGCCATCACCCGGGCATCAAAGGGATCCCGTTTCAGCTCTGGACCCTGACCGTCAGTGAGGATAATACAGCAGTCCTGACCTGCCGGGAAGACTGCGACATGCCGGTGATCTACGAGCAGAAATATGAGTACACCGATTTCCCGGTTGGGACCTGGAAGATGTACCTTATTGACTGCGTGCTGATGGTTCCCTCGGAGTACTGAGGGATACGATGATCAGCCGGCGTGAACTCTGGGAGTACCGGAAAAAACGATCAACCATTTTTGGAATGTGGAAAAGTCTGATCTGGTGGTTACACCGGATAAAGAAAAAAATCATTTTTCGTTGCAGGTAAAACGGTGGCCCGGACAGGGACACCATGACTCCAATCAAGAGCCCTGCCCGGGTTAGTACACTATCGACGCCCGGCATTATCTTTTTTGGCAAAGTTGGCCCACCCCGAAGGCTCGCGCGACGGGCCCGCCCTGCGGTCCCGTATCCGGCTCGCCTTCTTCCCGCCCCCGCCGCGCTCCCGTGTGCCTGTCCTGTTGGCCCGTCCTGATCTTCCTGGGCCCGCCCGATGCTCGCGCGACACGGCGATGGTCGCCGTGTTCCGGCTCGCATCCACCCACCCCCAACCGGAAACCTTACCCCGTGGTTATCCTAATGACTGCCCGTCCCTTTCAAGGGCGGGAGGAGCGAAGCGGGAGGCGGGTCGTGGCCGCAGTGGCCCGAACGAGCGCCGCTTCAGGGTGCGAAGGTAACGAGATGCATCAGCATCGAGTCCGAGCCCCTGATGCGTCGCGCGAGTGAGTCACTGAGCGTCTACGTTTTCGCATCAACAGCGACGAACACGATGCGGAGCATGGTGTGAGGAGCGGGCCGGACAGCAAGCCCCGCCGCGAGCCTGCGAGCAAGGGGGTGCGTCTTCGTCTGCCCGATCGACCGAAGAAAAGCAGCGAGGTGATGTGAAGCGAGCCGGAGCCTCAGCGAGGACGAGTGAACATGACCGAGCGTCTTCATATCTCCCGATCAGCTGAGGGAGGATCGCCGCCCCGCTCCGCACGCTTCGTGCACCTGCGGCGCACTCGCACATGCTACGCGGACCGGCTCTGTCGTGAATCCTGAATTTCTATCCCTGATGCTGATTTTAATATCTCATGCGCGAAATGGAATAGGACAAATTTTCTTTATGGAAATTTGCCGAGTGTAGTTAACTAAATCTTCATAGACCCCCGTAGTGTAGCGGTCAATCATGCAGGACTTTGGATCCGGCGACACCAGTTCGAATCTGGTCGGGGGTATGCAGAGCGAGAAAAACGGTAAAATATGCCATTTTCGATAAAATAACTCCAAATTTCTCGTTTTCTGGTTTTTATTGACTTTGTTTCGAAATGGTTTTCACCACATAATTTTCCCCGCCCGGCACCCGAAGAAGAAGACAGAACGCGGATATGAAGGTCGGTTTTTTCTGGGTCCTCTAAAAAGCAGAGGAGATTTTAAGGAAATCATTGATCGCGCTCGGGCAGACACGGATGCAGCGATCAAAGCGTCTGGGAAGAACGGGCCGGTGAAGAAAGCCTTCTGGACATTCTTTATCTCAATGGCACGGCGGGTTCTTGCCCGGTCCGCGGACTTGGACTTGGCAACAGCTCAGCAGATTGTCAGGTAAATTACGGGAATGGAGGGATAATCGTATGAGTTATTTTTCCCGGCAATCCGCCAAGCCCCCTCCGGACCCCTTGTAAAAATCCGGACCCATATCGGGCCCCGTTGTACGAGTTTTGCCTCTCCCCCCTTTTTCGCAGAGGTAATGAAATGGAAAAGCACGGTAATTTGTCCGGAACAAATCACTATTCTCCGACGGGAATTGGGGAGGTAATGTGTAGCAATGTTCCAGGACCCGATCCCGGAACGTATCCTGTGGGGGGAAACGGTCTGGACCGGCTGGGGGTGTTCCGGGTAAAGCAGGTGGCGGAAGCCCCTGGGGGAGAATGAAACTATAAAAAAGCACTCATGTCCCACCCTGATCCTGGTGGAACGTGTTTCTAGGGCCCCATATGCACAGGAGATTTCCTTAGGTGCGGATGGTGACAGAACCCCCGGATTTTAAACGATTATCGGGTCGGGGATCTGTTCCGGAGCCGGTGCCGGGTCAGAAAAAAACAGAATCAGAAAAAAATGATTTGCCGTGTGTTTTATGAACTATGCCATCACGGCATACGCTACTATGGAGAGGAGGAAGGCCAAAAGGAGCATGGCAAGCGAGAGTGGCGCGACAAAGACGAGCATGGCGTTCACGGTACTTGCCAGCTGGGCGATCCGGTTGGAGCCAAAGACAACAATATGCTCGCACTGGGCAGTTGCTGCCCCGGCTTCTGACGATGCGAGATCATCGATGGCTTCCTGAACGCTCTGCATGATGTGGGGCAGGAATTCTTTTACCTCAACGTGCATCCCCACGGGGTTCTTACCGGTGATGGTGTTCACGACATGGGAATCGGTTGTCATCACTTCTGCATTATCGACTTTGGTAAGGACCTGTTCGAGAAGGATCTCCCGGACACCTGCGGCCATATTGTTCCCGTCGATGAGGATGTATGCGGACTTCTGACCCTCGACTTCGACGACAAGAGTCTGGATCCCGAGATCCCCGAACCCTTCATCGCGTCCGTAAGGGACAGTATGATGCGAGACCCCGATCCTGAACGGGTGCATAGGTGCGGACAGGCAGGTATTCATCCCCGCAAGACATGCCCGCTGGTATTCCGTGGCAGTCAGGGTTGCAAGGAGCACCGGGGATGAGAGATCCGTCATGCAGTTGTGACCATCGACGATAGCCACGTGGGGGAACCAGCGGTGGCCTTCGGCCATGATGGTCATCCCTATCGAGAAATCCAGGTCTTCAGTCCGGTGGGGGGAACGGGTGGTTACTACGAGAACCGAATCACCGAACCGCTGGTAGAGTGCCTGAACGGTTCCATCGGATACCCGGCCGGATTTTCCCGCCAGGGGAAAATATCCGACATTGCTCCTGGACTTCTGCAGGGCATCGATGACTTTTTTGATCTCGGTCTCCGAGACCAGGTTAAAGTCATGGGTTGCACAACCGTGGGCGACAAGGGTCTCATCCTCAAAACTGTCATGCAGGATCTTGGGAAGGTTGCCACCCCCGATCTCTCCCATCGGCCCGGGGTGGAGGTTGGGCACGGTGAAGATCACCGGTTTTTTATTCTGCCTCTTAAAAAAGAAACTCACCTGGGGAACAAAGATCTCCTCGCCGATCTCCCGGAAAAAATCCTCCATGCCTTTCGAACCATCGGTCATATGGGCGATGAATGCATTGACAAAGGCAAGTCCCCGTATTTTAAAAGCCCGTTGCAGGGGCCGCTCGATCATCCAGACAAGGATAGCAAATCCCAGGCCGAAGACCAGCTGGAGGACGAGGGCAAAGATCCCAAACGCGAGAAAACCAAACGAGGACGAGAACATGAGCATCCCGGCAAGGATTCCCGGGCCGCTCTGGGTGAATGCCGGCAGGATCATCCGGGGGAGTCGGTAATCGGAGATTGCAACGAGGACAAACAGGCGGAGGCCGAAGATGAACCCGAGGGAGATAGCATAAAAGAGGGGAATGAACCGGACCGAAAAGGCAAGAGAACTGAGGGTGATGATCACTGCAAAGACCGTGCAGGAAAGCGCAAGAAGGGCAGACCGGTTCCAGGTCATGGTCTTCCCGCCTAATTCGATGATCGGTTTTGTCAGGGCGAGGGCTGCAATCGCAGGAAGCGTAAACGCAACCGTGCCGGAGAACGGGAGATAGACCCATGCACGGGCGCTGGCCGCATCGATGAAAAGGCCGAGCAGGATGATAATGAAAAGGGATCTCTGCCACGAAGGAGCGGTGAAGATATACCGGGTCAGCTGCCCCAGTTTGACATCACTGCCCTGCGCCATCAGGCAAACCCTCCGAGAACGAGTTCATGCCGGTCGGGAGTTGACCGTAGTTCCGATGTCGTGTAGGTTATTGGCCGGGAATAAAAGGGCGCATTGAGCGTGAGGCTCTCGTACTCGCCACCCTCGCCGGCTATATTGATCCGGTAAGAAGCTTCCACTTTTTTTAACCGGGCGATGAGGGCAGCATCGAACCGGGCGCCAAGAAAACTTTCATCGAGACCCTCCGCGGCGGTGACAACGATCCGGGCATCAAGCCGGTCTGCAACTTCTCTTACCAGTTCCCCGGTGTTCATGTGCCAGAGGGGAGTGAAGAGCGCGAGACCAAGCCGGTTGCAGATGGTCCTTACCCGCTCTGCCTGATAGACAGAGGCGACTGCACCGGCGATAACCCCCTCAATATCGAGCGCGGCAAGGCCCGTTTCCAGGTCGGCGAGTTCCTCCTCCTTTCTCCCGTGTGTGGCGATCTCAACATACTCCATGCCGGAAACGCGGGCGATTACCGGGACCGCGTCGAGATTTGCTGAATGGAACATATAGGAATCGGGATTTTTTGGCCGGGCTGTCACCAGGTACCGCACGTCCTTGCCATTGTCCAGTGCTCTCTGGCAGGAAAGGATCGAATCTTTTCCTCCTGAAGTGAGTGCTGCCCAGCTCATCTGTTCATTCCCCCGTTTATGGTTTACCCAGATCACCGAAATGCTGCCGGTATCGTTCTGTCATCTGAGTCCACGTCGGCAGGTGGGTCTGGCACCCCACATGCTCCACCACAAACGATGCCGTCACCGTCCCTATCCTGCAGCAGGTAAGCGGGGAATACCCCTGCACGTATGCAGTCAGGAAACCGGCCCTGTACGAGTCGCCTGCACCCGTCGGGTCAGAGAGCGTTACCGGAACTACCGGAATAAAATGCTCTTTTCCTCCGGTATACAAGGTGCTTCCGTCACCGCTCATGGTGAATATTGCCATGGTTACCCGCGAGACGATAGAGTCACGTGAGGTCCCAAGGGTCCTGCACATGTGCTCGATCTCGTGCTGGTTGGCAAAGAGGATGTCAATGTTACCGAGGATCGAATCCAGCTGCTCTTTGGTGTACCAGAAAACGTCCTGCCCCGGATCAAACGAAGCAAACTCGCTCTTCTCCGCTACCCGGCAGTTGAATTCCGGGTCTGCTGTTGCCATGTGGACAAACGGGAGTGCCGGCGGTTCTGATTGTGCAAATACTTTTGATGCCCCCCATTCAAAGAAGGTCATCTGGTCCCCGGCTTCGTCCGTGAACATGAATGCTGTGGGGGTATGGGCTTCCGGAACCTCAAAAAACTGCTGGCGGACACCCAGTTTCTCCATCCAGGCATCGTAATCGCTGCCGTAAAAGTCCCCGCCAACGCAGGAGATGAGGGTCGTATCCCCGCCAAGCATTGCAATGCCTGCTGCAATATTTGCCGCCCCGCCGCCGAAATAGATCTGCCGGTCCGTGATATGGGTTGAGCAGTTCTTCTCCGGCAGGTGCGCCACTTTGGAGATATGGTCGATGGCTGTATGCCCTACAACGTGGATCATTCTCATACCTGTTCCTGGACATCCAGTATTTTTAAGGGGATGTCCCGCAGCGCTTTCCCGATAACGGATTTTGCAATCCGTCCTGCATGTTCAGCAGATTCGCCCCTGAAAACTTTCATCTCCAGTACGAGTCCGACAAGGGCCGTGTCAGCTACCACGATTGCACTTGAAAGTTCTTTCTCACAATAGGGGCAGGCGAGCATTCCCGCTTCCACTTCCACGTATTTTGCAGCAGGGTTCAGGCGCTTCCCCGCTTCGCTGATGGCTATCCCGATGGCATCGTCAAGAGATTTGACATCCTTTATGAGCCAGGCCGATTCCAGTGTCACAGTATAATCCGGCATCTTTTTGTCACCTCACCACTGTTCGCGGTGTACATGTTCTCCCGTTGGCATCCGTTCCGTCAGGCTTGTTGGAGTTTCTCCTTTACCCGCTGCGAGCAGCGCGATGGGGCGGATATGCTGGGGCAGGTCAAGGATCTCCCGTACTTCATCCTCGTTGAATGCCCCGGTCCAGCACGTGTGGATCTTTTTTGCATGGGCTGCAAGCATCATATAGGTACAGGCAATAGTTGCATCCTCAACGGCATAGAGAATTCCCCGCTCCCCGTAGCGCGACATCGAACGGACATAATTTGCACAGACAACAAAAACCGTTGCAGCTTTCTCCAGGTGGACCTGCCCGAATGCTGCCTCTGCGAGAGCTCCGCGGGTCTCCTCCTCCGTAACAACAACAACGTCCCAGGCTTCAAGGTTGCCTGCGCTTGGCGCAGTGCTGGCGCTCTTAAGAATATAATCCGTCTCTTCCTCTGTCAGCGGATCATCCTCATACTCGCGGACCGATGAACGGCAGGAGAGAAAACCGAAAAAATCAGATGAGTCCATGTTCCGTGAGTACCTGCCATGCTTCCGCCGCAGGAGTGGTGGATGCACTGATTGCTGCAGCAATTTTTTCAGAGGCCTTTTCAGGAGAGTTCCCCTCAACAAGAGAGATTGCATCGTTGAGAGAATTTATCGCCTTCTGGAATTCCTGCCGCCCGGTATCGCGGAGTGCAAACTGGATCTCGCTTCTTACTGACTCCATCATCAGGAGGAGCATCCGCTTCCCGCCCGCCCGCTCCTGTTCCGAAAAACCGGTCAGTGCAATGGCCAGCTGGGAGGCCATGATCAGTTCGGACTTGGCCCGTTCACCGAACTGGTAGCTCTTTACTGCAGTTGGAAGATCCATACTCACCATGGTTGTTCTGAATAAAATATAGTTATGATACAATAGCGGCTGACTAAAAAATTATACGACAAAATGTGAAAAACCAGTGGGGAGGCGGGTGAACCCCCCGACCCATCACGGGCTGTACTATTCCAACGGAATTACCGGGAAGACTTTGCCTTTGCACCGAGAGCGGATACTTTTGCCCGCTTCATGTGCCGGCGGATCATCGGGTTTGCCGTGGACTCGTTCAT
Above is a window of uncultured Methanoregula sp. DNA encoding:
- a CDS encoding DUF555 domain-containing protein, coding for MPDYTVTLESAWLIKDVKSLDDAIGIAISEAGKRLNPAAKYVEVEAGMLACPYCEKELSSAIVVADTALVGLVLEMKVFRGESAEHAGRIAKSVIGKALRDIPLKILDVQEQV
- a CDS encoding ArdC-like ssDNA-binding domain-containing protein, producing MKAADVKAQINERIIKSLSEGKIPWLKPWTENGPRNLFSGRAYTGLNRLILGLSPYPLPFWATYRQYLAAGLQVQKGEHGTGIIYAGRTVKTDTKTDENGKETENKKQIRFLKAFVVFNITQTDYQEKGYKIPDLKENAHLLGCDAVIQDYTGRHSIRVTVGNRAAYSPQMDIITCPEIGQFRTSEYYYATMFHECIHSTGPRLDRFKRTDPVCFGSDNYGREELVAEIGSAYLAALTGIDSTGIIQNQAAYLQNWATAIKADADLVMYAAGRAEKAADFMIGAPAPVPTGATVTDAADGVTA
- a CDS encoding nitroreductase family protein; its protein translation is MDSSDFFGFLSCRSSVREYEDDPLTEEETDYILKSASTAPSAGNLEAWDVVVVTEEETRGALAEAAFGQVHLEKAATVFVVCANYVRSMSRYGERGILYAVEDATIACTYMMLAAHAKKIHTCWTGAFNEDEVREILDLPQHIRPIALLAAGKGETPTSLTERMPTGEHVHREQW
- a CDS encoding DUF2070 family protein, encoding MAQGSDVKLGQLTRYIFTAPSWQRSLFIIILLGLFIDAASARAWVYLPFSGTVAFTLPAIAALALTKPIIELGGKTMTWNRSALLALSCTVFAVIITLSSLAFSVRFIPLFYAISLGFIFGLRLFVLVAISDYRLPRMILPAFTQSGPGILAGMLMFSSSFGFLAFGIFALVLQLVFGLGFAILVWMIERPLQRAFKIRGLAFVNAFIAHMTDGSKGMEDFFREIGEEIFVPQVSFFFKRQNKKPVIFTVPNLHPGPMGEIGGGNLPKILHDSFEDETLVAHGCATHDFNLVSETEIKKVIDALQKSRSNVGYFPLAGKSGRVSDGTVQALYQRFGDSVLVVTTRSPHRTEDLDFSIGMTIMAEGHRWFPHVAIVDGHNCMTDLSSPVLLATLTATEYQRACLAGMNTCLSAPMHPFRIGVSHHTVPYGRDEGFGDLGIQTLVVEVEGQKSAYILIDGNNMAAGVREILLEQVLTKVDNAEVMTTDSHVVNTITGKNPVGMHVEVKEFLPHIMQSVQEAIDDLASSEAGAATAQCEHIVVFGSNRIAQLASTVNAMLVFVAPLSLAMLLLAFLLSIVAYAVMA
- a CDS encoding DUF6876 family protein; translated protein: MDLKSSLSHFTGTTRYIRDPFTGLMHTDGIEHLAERAGAQWLISDIGAVFRHHPGIKGIPFQLWTLTVSEDNTAVLTCREDCDMPVIYEQKYEYTDFPVGTWKMYLIDCVLMVPSEY
- a CDS encoding carbohydrate kinase family protein codes for the protein MIHVVGHTAIDHISKVAHLPEKNCSTHITDRQIYFGGGAANIAAGIAMLGGDTTLISCVGGDFYGSDYDAWMEKLGVRQQFFEVPEAHTPTAFMFTDEAGDQMTFFEWGASKVFAQSEPPALPFVHMATADPEFNCRVAEKSEFASFDPGQDVFWYTKEQLDSILGNIDILFANQHEIEHMCRTLGTSRDSIVSRVTMAIFTMSGDGSTLYTGGKEHFIPVVPVTLSDPTGAGDSYRAGFLTAYVQGYSPLTCCRIGTVTASFVVEHVGCQTHLPTWTQMTERYRQHFGDLGKP
- a CDS encoding ATP-binding protein, with translation MTLDKLLNEIETRELEFKEKPNPALFKTLSAFANTNGGVVFIGVSDKKEITGYRCSNADLKELSDTIVNKLAIHPVIEPVKCEGKTLVRIEVKKSKAPVAYEGRYYTRVGNTTRMMDIEELKEFLISGIEWDSLTSQHGLADIDEETVRLFVRLAKSAGRLPAADEREPVAAILTRLGLMTGDQLTNGAFLLFGKKQDTYLSDAVLRIGRFKDGATIIGDRWIDGNLFHQLSDGEEALRNFINVRYEISGETPERKEHWDYPLPALREALMNALVHRDYFRKNEQIMIKIYDDEIWFHNPGGLPKGLSIEQLKAQPQSIPRNPLIARIFYLAGYIERYGSGIQRILTSFADAGLPEPEFRTDAWSLALTMRKDLFTEEYLAKLGLSERQLQAIPSLRKQGSVSKREYQDLVSVSPRTALSDLTTLINKGVLVRTGSGKSSRYALSTKPKKEQTGNT
- a CDS encoding diphthine--ammonia ligase; translation: MSWAALTSGGKDSILSCQRALDNGKDVRYLVTARPKNPDSYMFHSANLDAVPVIARVSGMEYVEIATHGRKEEELADLETGLAALDIEGVIAGAVASVYQAERVRTICNRLGLALFTPLWHMNTGELVREVADRLDARIVVTAAEGLDESFLGARFDAALIARLKKVEASYRINIAGEGGEYESLTLNAPFYSRPITYTTSELRSTPDRHELVLGGFA